A single genomic interval of Sebastes umbrosus isolate fSebUmb1 chromosome 11, fSebUmb1.pri, whole genome shotgun sequence harbors:
- the LOC119497270 gene encoding H-2 class II histocompatibility antigen, A-Q alpha chain-like, whose amino-acid sequence MKICSSDWKLSALVVILTINSFRAFSQSKIPHEIHYVVGCFYNGTTEVQYEFDAEEVLYVDFDREELVYTVPRFMTDDPSKLFENIKVFVNAEKNKKACLAVNSLAKFEERNLTEETDAPESILYPSEEVKLGVENTLICFVNHFYPPHIYVNWTRNDRPVSEGVSLSRYYPNNDQTFHQFSTLTFTPMEGDIYSCTVEHMALDRPLTRIWEAEFSHRSLGPDVYCGVGLTLGLLGVAVGTFLMVKGHHRQ is encoded by the exons ATGAAGATCTGCAGCTCAGACTGGAAGCTCTCTGCTCTCGTTGTAATCCTGACGATCAACAGCTTCCGTGCTTTTTCACAAAGTAAAA TTCCCCATGAGATTCACTATGTTGTGGGCTGCTTCTACAATGGGACAACTGAAGTTCAGTACGAGTTTGACGCTGAGGAGGTTTTATATGTGGATTTTGACAGAGAAGAGCTTGTTTACACTGTGCCCAGATTTATGACGGATGACCCGAGTAAACTATTTGAGAATATAAAAGTATTTGTAAatgcagagaaaaacaagaaggcGTGTCTAGCAGTGAACTCTCTCGCCaaatttgaggagagaaatctAACGGAGGAAACAG ACGCCCCTGAGAGCATCCTCTACCCTTCAGAAGAAGTTAAGTTGGGAGTTGAAAACACCCTCATCTGCTTTGTGAATCATTTCTACCCACCTCACATCTACGTCAACTGGACCAGAAATGATCGTCCGGTGTCGGAGGGGGTGTCACTCAGTCGATATTATCCCAATAATGATCAAACCTTCCACCAGTTCTCTACCCTGACATTCACACCGATGGAGGGGGACATTTACAGCTGCACCGTGGAGCACATGGCCCTGGACAGGCCTTTAACAAGGATCTGGG AAGCTGAGTTTAGTCATCGCAGTCTTGGACCAGATGTTTACTGTGGAGTGGGCCTGACTCTGGGCTTGTTGGGTGTCGCAGTGGGAACATTTTTAATGGTTAAGGGTCACCATAGACAGTAA